A stretch of the Mycobacterium shigaense genome encodes the following:
- a CDS encoding Tautomerase enzyme, with product MPMLDVYIPEQALPAEAERQLLRRLAEILIEHEGADPSDPVARSLAKVWLHRPAAMLHAGDVPSAPHYKVIASVPQGQLDDVRAASAFAAITDAILAAEAGRYDQDPLRIWVIGNEIPEGNWGAGGRAVRLADIAATVLRDVDKGREYAQQRLAGRRAVFAGSSDG from the coding sequence ATGCCCATGCTCGACGTCTACATCCCCGAACAGGCGTTGCCCGCCGAGGCGGAACGCCAATTGCTGCGGCGGCTCGCCGAGATCCTGATCGAACACGAGGGAGCCGATCCGTCCGACCCCGTCGCGCGGTCGCTGGCCAAGGTCTGGCTGCATCGGCCGGCGGCCATGCTGCACGCCGGCGACGTACCGTCGGCCCCGCACTACAAGGTGATCGCCTCGGTTCCGCAAGGGCAGCTCGATGACGTGCGGGCTGCCAGCGCCTTCGCCGCCATCACCGACGCAATCCTGGCGGCTGAGGCAGGGCGTTACGACCAAGACCCCCTGCGGATCTGGGTTATCGGCAACGAGATCCCCGAAGGCAATTGGGGTGCGGGCGGACGGGCCGTTCGGCTCGCCGACATCGCTGCCACTGTGCTTCGCGACGTCGACAAAGGGCGCGAGTATGCGCAGCAACGCCTAGCCGGCCGGCGGGCCGTGTTCGCGGGATCCTCCGATGGCTGA
- a CDS encoding sterol carrier family protein: MAARERADPAKTRQVVLAVVDWLRDESRPAPDRTALATAVRLTARTLAALAPGAGVEVRIPPFAAVQCIAGPRHTRGTPPNVVETDPRTWLLLATGMLTPADAKTNGLLTLSGSRAGEIDHWLPLFDVGEI, encoded by the coding sequence ATGGCCGCCCGCGAGAGAGCCGATCCGGCCAAGACCCGGCAGGTCGTCCTGGCCGTCGTGGACTGGTTGCGCGACGAATCCCGCCCGGCCCCGGACCGGACCGCCCTGGCGACCGCCGTTCGGCTCACCGCGCGCACCCTGGCCGCGCTGGCGCCCGGCGCCGGCGTCGAGGTCCGCATTCCGCCCTTCGCGGCGGTGCAATGCATCGCCGGGCCGCGGCACACCCGCGGCACACCACCCAATGTCGTCGAGACCGATCCGCGGACCTGGTTGCTGCTCGCCACCGGGATGTTGACGCCGGCCGACGCCAAGACGAACGGTTTGCTAACGCTGTCGGGCTCGCGAGCGGGTGAAATTGACCACTGGCTGCCGTTGTTCGATGTCGGCGAAATATAA
- a CDS encoding HAD family hydrolase, with protein MTGAMLLVAGCGDSGDYSEGDTSDAHCRTVAADPGWYGDNRDRINAMIGKLGSCGKLGSTADGAPLALFDFDNTVVRNAISDMTLFWMMRNSKVRQPASGDWSTTNPYLTPPAAAALAAACGGLAAPGQPLPTGSDTGCADELMSVYANRQTRSGTTAFTGYNHRRIDPGAVLAAQLLAGWTDAEVTGFVEAARKESLDAAEGAEQQIGSVRRAAWVRYYAQMRDLIATMQDNGFDVRIISASPEPVLRVWAAELGISEDRAMGTRTEHDGDVLTARLAQCGGEPSVPYNEGKRCRVNEQVFGIQGPASFDQLPEKLRQVFAAGDSDGDVTFISDATALRLVINRNQIEVMCRAYADLDGRWLVNPMFIKPLGISPPYPCATQGFDQPNGDQVPLARPDGGVVPDQLDRVHS; from the coding sequence ATGACCGGGGCCATGCTGTTGGTGGCCGGCTGCGGCGACTCCGGCGACTATTCAGAGGGCGACACCTCGGATGCTCACTGCCGCACCGTGGCCGCCGATCCGGGGTGGTACGGCGACAATCGCGACCGCATCAACGCGATGATCGGCAAGCTGGGCAGCTGCGGGAAACTGGGGTCGACGGCCGACGGCGCGCCCCTGGCACTGTTCGACTTCGACAACACCGTCGTGAGGAACGCCATCAGCGACATGACCCTGTTCTGGATGATGCGCAACTCCAAGGTGCGTCAACCGGCCAGCGGGGATTGGAGCACCACCAACCCTTATCTGACGCCGCCGGCGGCGGCGGCCTTGGCGGCCGCATGCGGCGGGCTCGCGGCTCCAGGTCAGCCGTTGCCCACCGGATCCGACACCGGCTGCGCCGACGAGCTGATGTCGGTGTATGCCAACCGCCAAACACGTTCGGGCACAACGGCGTTCACTGGCTATAACCACCGCCGTATCGACCCCGGCGCCGTCTTGGCGGCGCAACTACTGGCCGGCTGGACCGACGCCGAGGTGACCGGCTTCGTCGAAGCGGCCCGCAAGGAGAGCCTCGACGCAGCCGAAGGCGCCGAGCAACAGATCGGCAGTGTCCGCCGCGCCGCGTGGGTGCGCTACTACGCACAGATGCGAGACCTCATCGCCACGATGCAGGACAACGGATTCGATGTACGGATCATCTCCGCGTCCCCGGAGCCGGTGCTGCGGGTCTGGGCGGCCGAGCTGGGTATCTCCGAGGATCGCGCGATGGGCACTCGCACCGAACACGACGGTGACGTCCTGACGGCGCGTCTGGCTCAGTGCGGCGGAGAGCCCTCCGTGCCGTACAACGAGGGCAAGCGTTGCCGGGTCAACGAGCAGGTATTCGGCATCCAGGGTCCGGCGTCGTTCGATCAACTGCCCGAGAAACTCCGGCAGGTGTTCGCGGCCGGCGACTCCGACGGCGATGTCACGTTCATTTCAGATGCGACCGCGCTGCGCCTGGTGATCAACCGCAACCAGATCGAGGTCATGTGCCGCGCCTACGCGGATCTCGACGGGCGCTGGCTGGTCAATCCGATGTTCATCAAGCCGCTGGGCATCAGCCCGCCGTACCCGTGTGCGACACAGGGATTCGACCAGCCCAACGGCGACCAAGTACCGCTGGCGCGACCGGACGGCGGCGTCGTGCCCGACCAGCTCGACCGCGTGCACTCCTAG
- a CDS encoding winged helix-turn-helix transcriptional regulator, with protein sequence MSELRDRYIADNCSIKRALDVVGEKWTLLVMREAFYGARRFDQFQARIGCARNILSERLTKLTEAGILERVPYREPGQRERHEYRLSTKGLDLITVVIALMQWGNRWEAGPEGPPVEVLHRDCGHPVEAIVRCAHDDTILGAQELRPVPGPGAHRAPDA encoded by the coding sequence ATGTCCGAGCTGCGCGATCGCTACATCGCCGATAACTGCTCGATCAAGCGCGCGCTCGATGTCGTGGGCGAGAAGTGGACCCTGCTGGTGATGCGGGAGGCGTTTTACGGCGCACGCCGTTTCGATCAGTTCCAAGCGCGCATCGGATGCGCACGCAACATCCTCAGCGAACGTCTGACGAAGCTGACCGAGGCCGGCATACTCGAGCGAGTGCCCTACCGCGAGCCCGGACAACGGGAGCGGCACGAATACCGGCTCAGCACAAAGGGATTGGATCTCATCACGGTGGTCATCGCCCTGATGCAATGGGGGAACCGCTGGGAGGCTGGCCCGGAGGGCCCACCCGTCGAGGTGTTACACCGCGACTGCGGCCACCCGGTCGAAGCCATCGTGCGGTGCGCGCACGACGACACCATCCTGGGCGCACAGGAACTGCGACCCGTACCGGGACCCGGCGCTCACCGGGCACCGGACGCCTAG